In the genome of Polaribacter sp. MED152, one region contains:
- a CDS encoding sugar MFS transporter, whose amino-acid sequence MKNLGIKISIYLNYFVFAILLNSVGIVIAKSINVYGVSESQASVLEAFKDLPIAIVSFFIASFLPRFGYKKAMLTALAIVFFGCLVMIFGNSFVYTKVLFLSIGVSFALIKLSVYSLIGLVTETKEEHSSLMSSIEGFFMVGIALAYILFPFFYSDDPNSWLNVYYVLCFLILISFLFLFFSKVEYQVETSGNGLQEDIKASAKLIIVPLVLVFIISAFLFVMIEQGIMTWLPRFNEKIFFFSEKLSVQMAIIFALSLALGRFVAGYLTKRISWVILVVICIVISGAILLFVLPQLKESTDLVEITAIGDVPFLGFILPLIGLFIAPIYPLLNSTVLSSLPKRLHSAMSGLIIIFSALGGTIGSRVVGELFETVGGANAFYFLLIPMILLIIFVLLIDRMSKKKTVVA is encoded by the coding sequence ATGAAAAATCTAGGAATCAAAATTTCAATTTATTTAAATTACTTTGTATTTGCTATTCTTTTAAATAGTGTTGGTATTGTTATCGCAAAATCTATAAATGTTTATGGCGTTTCTGAATCACAAGCTTCGGTTTTAGAGGCGTTTAAAGATTTGCCAATTGCAATTGTATCCTTTTTTATAGCCTCGTTTTTACCAAGGTTTGGTTACAAAAAAGCAATGTTAACAGCTTTAGCAATTGTTTTCTTTGGTTGCTTAGTAATGATTTTTGGTAACTCATTTGTGTATACTAAAGTCCTGTTTTTATCAATTGGTGTTAGTTTTGCACTAATCAAATTATCTGTGTATTCCTTAATTGGGTTGGTTACAGAAACAAAAGAAGAACATTCATCATTAATGAGTTCTATAGAAGGCTTTTTCATGGTTGGTATTGCATTAGCCTATATTTTATTTCCATTCTTTTATTCAGATGATCCCAATAGCTGGTTAAATGTTTATTACGTTTTATGTTTTTTAATTTTGATTTCTTTTTTATTCCTGTTTTTTTCAAAGGTGGAATATCAAGTTGAAACGTCAGGAAATGGTTTACAAGAAGATATAAAAGCATCTGCTAAATTAATTATAGTGCCTTTGGTTTTAGTCTTTATCATTTCTGCTTTTCTATTTGTGATGATAGAGCAGGGAATTATGACATGGCTTCCACGTTTTAACGAAAAGATTTTCTTTTTCTCAGAAAAATTAAGTGTACAAATGGCTATAATTTTTGCACTCTCTTTGGCTCTAGGACGATTTGTAGCAGGTTATTTAACCAAACGAATTTCTTGGGTAATATTGGTAGTAATCTGCATTGTAATTTCTGGGGCAATTTTACTTTTTGTACTACCTCAATTAAAAGAAAGTACAGATCTTGTAGAAATTACAGCCATTGGTGATGTTCCATTTTTAGGTTTTATTTTGCCGTTAATAGGTTTGTTTATAGCTCCAATTTATCCACTATTAAACTCTACAGTATTAAGTTCTTTACCCAAAAGATTACATTCTGCAATGTCTGGACTAATCATCATTTTTTCTGCTTTAGGAGGTACAATTGGCTCTAGAGTAGTTGGTGAATTATTTGAAACTGTTGGTGGTGCAAATGCATTTTACTTTTTATTAATTCCAATGATTTTGCTAATCATTTTTGTTTTATTGATAGATAGAATGTCTAAGAAAAAAACGGTGGTTGCCTAA